The following are encoded together in the Citrus sinensis cultivar Valencia sweet orange chromosome 1, DVS_A1.0, whole genome shotgun sequence genome:
- the LOC102620354 gene encoding endoribonuclease YBEY, chloroplastic isoform X3, translating into MLPRLSSVLRALPSSTAPMARIISRATPLPVTRTSYAAISFLNSPSISYKTHRLDASSPSNSSPLFGRGFRVLCRREEESVVRSSRKVFAEQRGYRKARRRVAKSKQKELELNVSICIEDELPDDPEVLNIAEMLRLNAPTLMKLAFDSLKDSTYKTRDTAVEDVGGFESIELSILFCNNEFIRKLNKEWRDEDHATDVLSMSQHVPELKLPILMLGDIVISVETAARQAEERGHSLLDEIRILMVHGLLHLLGFDHEISEEAEAEMEKNEEFLLQSLGWKGKGLIQSAYDSETNTNIQVENSDDRKQEGSLRFYKPKFRYIFCDMDGTLLNSQSKISLTTAKALKEALSRGLKVVVATGKTRPAVISALKKVDLVGRDGIISEFAPGVFIQGLLVHGRQGREIFRRNLDRDFCREAYQYSWEHKVPLIAFSGDRCLTLFDHPLVDSLHTTYHEPKAEIIPAIEDLLATVDIQKLIFLDTAEGVATTIRPYWSEATKDRANVVQAIPDMLEIVPPGTSKGSGVKMLLDHLGVSTKEIMAIGDGENDVEMLELASLGIALSNGSEKAKAVANVIGASNDEDGVADAIYRYAF; encoded by the exons ATGCTCCCTCGCCTCTCCTCTGTACTCCGCGCTCTCCCTTCCTCGACCGCTCCAATGGCGCGTATAATTTCACGAGCAACTCCTCTACCTGTTACCCGTACCTCGTACGCCGCCATTTCCTTCCTCAACTCACCTTCGATCTCTtacaaaacgcaccgtttggATGCATCTTCTCCATCGAATTCGTCGCCGCTATTCGGTCGGGGATTCCGCGTGCTGTGTAGAAGAGAAGAGGAGAGCGTGGTGCGATCGTCGAGAAAGGTTTTTGCTGAACAGAGAGGGTACCGCAAGGCGCGGAGACGAGTGGCGAAGAGCAAGCAGAAGGAATTGGAGCTCAATGTCAGCATTTGCATCGAAGACGAGCTGCCTGATGATCCCGAAGTATTg AATATTGCAGAAATGCTTCGTCTTAATGCACCAACTTTAATGAAGTTAGCATTTGATAGTTTGAAAGATTCGACATATAAAACAAGAGATACTGCCGTAGAAGATGTTGGTGGGTTTGAAAGCATTGAGTTGTCTATACTCTTTTGCAACAATGAGTTCATTCGTAAACTTAACAAAGAATGGAGGGATGAGGACCATGCCACTGATGTTCTCTCCATGTCACAACATGTCCCTGAACTCAAACTTCCAATT ctTATGTTAGGTGACATTGTCATTTCTGTTGAGACTGCTGCAAGACAAGCAGAGGAAAGAGGGCACTCACTTCTTGATGAAATACGCATCCTTATG GTTCATGGCTTGTTGCATCTTTTGGGTTTCGATCATGAGATTAGCGAAGAAGCTGAAGCAGAGATGGAGAAGAATGAGGAGTTTCTTTTGCAAAGTCTTGGGTGGAAAGGAAAAGGATTGATACAAAGTGCTTATGATTCTGAAACCAACACAAATATTCAAGTTGAAAACTCAGATG ACAGGAAACAAGAAGGCAGCCTACGATTCTATAAACCAAAATTCAGATATATCTTCTGCGATATGGATG GTACACTGCTGAACAGCCAAAGCAAAATTTCATTGACAACAGCAAAAGCTCTGAAGGAGGCACTGTCAAGGGGCCTGAAAGTGGTGGTAGCCACTGGAAAA aCTCGTCCAGCTGTTATAAGTGCTCTGAAGAAGGTTGATTTAGTTGGTAGAGATGGCATTATTTCAGAATTCGCTCCAGGGGTTTTTATACAG GGATTGCTCGTCCACGGTAGACAGGGTCGGGAAATTTTTAGAAGAAATTTAGATCGAGATTTCTGCAGAGAG GCATATCAGTACTCTTGGGAGCATAAGGTTCCTCTTATCGCATTCTCTGGGGATCGTTGTCTAACTCTATTTGATCATCCACTTGTTGATTCACTGCATACTACATATCATGAGCCAAAG GCAGAGATCATACCTGCTATTGAGGATCTCTTGGCAACTGTTGACATACAG AAGCTTATCTTTTTAGACACAGCGGAGGGAGTTGCTACTACCATACGGCCATATTGGTCGGAGGCAACAAAAGATCGTGCCAATGTTGTCCAAGCCATTCCTGACATGCTTGAAATCGTTCCCCCTGGAACGTCAAAGGGAAGTGGGGTTAAGATGCTGCTTGATCATTTGGGTGTCAGTACAAAGGAG ATAATGGCAATTGGTGATGGAGAAAATGATGTTGAGATGCTCGAGTTGGCTTCTCTAGGTATTGCTCTCAGTAATGGATCTGAGAAGGCAAAAGCTGTTGCCAATGTAATTGGTGCCAGCAATGATGAAGATGGCGTGGCCGATGCCATCTATCGGTATGCATTCTGA
- the LOC102620354 gene encoding endoribonuclease YBEY, chloroplastic isoform X1: MLPRLSSVLRALPSSTAPMARIISRATPLPVTRTSYAAISFLNSPSISYKTHRLDASSPSNSSPLFGRGFRVLCRREEESVVRSSRKVFAEQRGYRKARRRVAKSKQKELELNVSICIEDELPDDPEVLNIAEMLRLNAPTLMKLAFDSLKDSTYKTRDTAVEDVGGFESIELSILFCNNEFIRKLNKEWRDEDHATDVLSMSQHVPELKLPILMLGDIVISVETAARQAEERGHSLLDEIRILMVHGLLHLLGFDHEISEEAEAEMEKNEEFLLQSLGWKGKGLIQSAYDSETNTNIQVENSDEQKLKDRKQEGSLRFYKPKFRYIFCDMDGTLLNSQSKISLTTAKALKEALSRGLKVVVATGKTRPAVISALKKVDLVGRDGIISEFAPGVFIQGLLVHGRQGREIFRRNLDRDFCREAYQYSWEHKVPLIAFSGDRCLTLFDHPLVDSLHTTYHEPKAEIIPAIEDLLATVDIQKLIFLDTAEGVATTIRPYWSEATKDRANVVQAIPDMLEIVPPGTSKGSGVKMLLDHLGVSTKEIMAIGDGENDVEMLELASLGIALSNGSEKAKAVANVIGASNDEDGVADAIYRYAF; this comes from the exons ATGCTCCCTCGCCTCTCCTCTGTACTCCGCGCTCTCCCTTCCTCGACCGCTCCAATGGCGCGTATAATTTCACGAGCAACTCCTCTACCTGTTACCCGTACCTCGTACGCCGCCATTTCCTTCCTCAACTCACCTTCGATCTCTtacaaaacgcaccgtttggATGCATCTTCTCCATCGAATTCGTCGCCGCTATTCGGTCGGGGATTCCGCGTGCTGTGTAGAAGAGAAGAGGAGAGCGTGGTGCGATCGTCGAGAAAGGTTTTTGCTGAACAGAGAGGGTACCGCAAGGCGCGGAGACGAGTGGCGAAGAGCAAGCAGAAGGAATTGGAGCTCAATGTCAGCATTTGCATCGAAGACGAGCTGCCTGATGATCCCGAAGTATTg AATATTGCAGAAATGCTTCGTCTTAATGCACCAACTTTAATGAAGTTAGCATTTGATAGTTTGAAAGATTCGACATATAAAACAAGAGATACTGCCGTAGAAGATGTTGGTGGGTTTGAAAGCATTGAGTTGTCTATACTCTTTTGCAACAATGAGTTCATTCGTAAACTTAACAAAGAATGGAGGGATGAGGACCATGCCACTGATGTTCTCTCCATGTCACAACATGTCCCTGAACTCAAACTTCCAATT ctTATGTTAGGTGACATTGTCATTTCTGTTGAGACTGCTGCAAGACAAGCAGAGGAAAGAGGGCACTCACTTCTTGATGAAATACGCATCCTTATG GTTCATGGCTTGTTGCATCTTTTGGGTTTCGATCATGAGATTAGCGAAGAAGCTGAAGCAGAGATGGAGAAGAATGAGGAGTTTCTTTTGCAAAGTCTTGGGTGGAAAGGAAAAGGATTGATACAAAGTGCTTATGATTCTGAAACCAACACAAATATTCAAGTTGAAAACTCAGATG AGCAAAAGTTAAAAGACAGGAAACAAGAAGGCAGCCTACGATTCTATAAACCAAAATTCAGATATATCTTCTGCGATATGGATG GTACACTGCTGAACAGCCAAAGCAAAATTTCATTGACAACAGCAAAAGCTCTGAAGGAGGCACTGTCAAGGGGCCTGAAAGTGGTGGTAGCCACTGGAAAA aCTCGTCCAGCTGTTATAAGTGCTCTGAAGAAGGTTGATTTAGTTGGTAGAGATGGCATTATTTCAGAATTCGCTCCAGGGGTTTTTATACAG GGATTGCTCGTCCACGGTAGACAGGGTCGGGAAATTTTTAGAAGAAATTTAGATCGAGATTTCTGCAGAGAG GCATATCAGTACTCTTGGGAGCATAAGGTTCCTCTTATCGCATTCTCTGGGGATCGTTGTCTAACTCTATTTGATCATCCACTTGTTGATTCACTGCATACTACATATCATGAGCCAAAG GCAGAGATCATACCTGCTATTGAGGATCTCTTGGCAACTGTTGACATACAG AAGCTTATCTTTTTAGACACAGCGGAGGGAGTTGCTACTACCATACGGCCATATTGGTCGGAGGCAACAAAAGATCGTGCCAATGTTGTCCAAGCCATTCCTGACATGCTTGAAATCGTTCCCCCTGGAACGTCAAAGGGAAGTGGGGTTAAGATGCTGCTTGATCATTTGGGTGTCAGTACAAAGGAG ATAATGGCAATTGGTGATGGAGAAAATGATGTTGAGATGCTCGAGTTGGCTTCTCTAGGTATTGCTCTCAGTAATGGATCTGAGAAGGCAAAAGCTGTTGCCAATGTAATTGGTGCCAGCAATGATGAAGATGGCGTGGCCGATGCCATCTATCGGTATGCATTCTGA
- the LOC102620354 gene encoding endoribonuclease YBEY, chloroplastic isoform X2 — protein sequence MLPRLSSVLRTLPSSTAPMARIISRATPLPVTRTSYAAISFLNSPSISYKTHRLDASSPSNSSPLFGRGFRVLCRREEESVVRSSRKVFAEQRGYRKARRRVAKSKQKELELNVSICIEDELPDDPEVLNIAEMLRLNAPTLMKLAFDSLKDSTYKTRDTAVEDVGGFESIELSILFCNNEFIRKLNKEWRDEDHATDVLSMSQHVPELKLPILMLGDIVISVETAARQAEERGHSLLDEIRILMVHGLLHLLGFDHEISEEAEAEMEKNEEFLLQSLGWKGKGLIQSAYDSETNTNIQVENSDEQKLKDRKQEGSLRFYKPKFRYIFCDMDGTLLNSQSKISLTTAKALKEALSRGLKVVVATGKTRPAVISALKKVDLVGRDGIISEFAPGVFIQGLLVHGRQGREIFRRNLDRDFCREAYQYSWEHKVPLIAFSGDRCLTLFDHPLVDSLHTTYHEPKAEIIPAIEDLLATVDIQKLIFLDTAEGVATTIRPYWSEATKDRANVVQAIPDMLEIVPPGTSKGSGVKMLLDHLGVSTKEIMAIGDGENDVEMLELASLGIALSNGSEKAKAVANVIGASNDEDGVADAIYRYAF from the exons CTGTTACCCGTACCTCGTACGCCGCCATTTCCTTCCTCAACTCACCTTCGATCTCTtacaaaacgcaccgtttggATGCATCTTCTCCATCGAATTCGTCGCCGCTATTCGGTCGGGGATTCCGCGTGCTGTGTAGAAGAGAAGAGGAGAGCGTGGTGCGATCGTCGAGAAAGGTTTTTGCTGAACAGAGAGGGTACCGCAAGGCGCGGAGACGAGTGGCGAAGAGCAAGCAGAAGGAATTGGAGCTCAATGTCAGCATTTGCATCGAAGACGAGCTGCCTGATGATCCCGAAGTATTg AATATTGCAGAAATGCTTCGTCTTAATGCACCAACTTTAATGAAGTTAGCATTTGATAGTTTGAAAGATTCGACATATAAAACAAGAGATACTGCCGTAGAAGATGTTGGTGGGTTTGAAAGCATTGAGTTGTCTATACTCTTTTGCAACAATGAGTTCATTCGTAAACTTAACAAAGAATGGAGGGATGAGGACCATGCCACTGATGTTCTCTCCATGTCACAACATGTCCCTGAACTCAAACTTCCAATT ctTATGTTAGGTGACATTGTCATTTCTGTTGAGACTGCTGCAAGACAAGCAGAGGAAAGAGGGCACTCACTTCTTGATGAAATACGCATCCTTATG GTTCATGGCTTGTTGCATCTTTTGGGTTTCGATCATGAGATTAGCGAAGAAGCTGAAGCAGAGATGGAGAAGAATGAGGAGTTTCTTTTGCAAAGTCTTGGGTGGAAAGGAAAAGGATTGATACAAAGTGCTTATGATTCTGAAACCAACACAAATATTCAAGTTGAAAACTCAGATG AGCAAAAGTTAAAAGACAGGAAACAAGAAGGCAGCCTACGATTCTATAAACCAAAATTCAGATATATCTTCTGCGATATGGATG GTACACTGCTGAACAGCCAAAGCAAAATTTCATTGACAACAGCAAAAGCTCTGAAGGAGGCACTGTCAAGGGGCCTGAAAGTGGTGGTAGCCACTGGAAAA aCTCGTCCAGCTGTTATAAGTGCTCTGAAGAAGGTTGATTTAGTTGGTAGAGATGGCATTATTTCAGAATTCGCTCCAGGGGTTTTTATACAG GGATTGCTCGTCCACGGTAGACAGGGTCGGGAAATTTTTAGAAGAAATTTAGATCGAGATTTCTGCAGAGAG GCATATCAGTACTCTTGGGAGCATAAGGTTCCTCTTATCGCATTCTCTGGGGATCGTTGTCTAACTCTATTTGATCATCCACTTGTTGATTCACTGCATACTACATATCATGAGCCAAAG GCAGAGATCATACCTGCTATTGAGGATCTCTTGGCAACTGTTGACATACAG AAGCTTATCTTTTTAGACACAGCGGAGGGAGTTGCTACTACCATACGGCCATATTGGTCGGAGGCAACAAAAGATCGTGCCAATGTTGTCCAAGCCATTCCTGACATGCTTGAAATCGTTCCCCCTGGAACGTCAAAGGGAAGTGGGGTTAAGATGCTGCTTGATCATTTGGGTGTCAGTACAAAGGAG ATAATGGCAATTGGTGATGGAGAAAATGATGTTGAGATGCTCGAGTTGGCTTCTCTAGGTATTGCTCTCAGTAATGGATCTGAGAAGGCAAAAGCTGTTGCCAATGTAATTGGTGCCAGCAATGATGAAGATGGCGTGGCCGATGCCATCTATCGGTATGCATTCTGA
- the LOC102619206 gene encoding early nodulin-93, whose translation MGFPSEVRDIFASRRSNNSPLIASPAEDLKAKAANDCVQEGVRAGLKAAAVMCVVTAVPTLVAVRKIPWAKANLNYTGQALIISAVSIASYFITVDKTILECARRNAQYGKPT comes from the exons atggGATTTCCGTCGGAAGTTAGAGATATTTTTGCATCCAGAAGGTCAAATAACTCGCCACTGATTGCCTCTCCTGCTGAAGATCTAAAGGCTAAGGCCGCCAACGACTGCGTTCAAG AAGGCGTTCGAGCTGGATTAAAGGCCGCTGCCGTAATGTGTGTTGTCACCGCTGTGCCTACG TTGGTTGCAGTTCGAAAAATTCCTTGGGCAAAGGCAAACCTGAATTATACTGGTCAGGCACTCATCATATCCGCAG TGTCAATTGCTTCTTACTTCATCACTGTTGACAAGACTATTTTGGAGTGTGCAAGGAGGAATGCCCAGTATGGCAAACCAACTTGA
- the LOC102609859 gene encoding derlin-1-like, protein MSSPAEFYNNHIISPVYTKICVLSAYTCDEACSSFVQLLRVKSFGIVSTYMVAYFCYRARYGVQLEKSTFERRTADFLWMMIFSSYIIAGALSAIPMLWTPFLGVSLVFMLLYVWSREFPTAQISIYGLVTLKAFYLPWAMLALDVIFGSPLLPNFLGIIAGHLYYFLTVLHPLAGGRNILATPRWVYPCLYSLFPRCFRQLNAHVALFLLPFSFCFTFAREARI, encoded by the exons ATGTCGTCCCCAGCAGA ATTCTATAATAATCACATAATCAGCCCTGTGTACACTAAAATCTGTGTGTTGTCCGCCTACACGTGTGACGAAGCTTGTTCTAGTTTTGTTCAGCTACTGAGGGTTAAAAGCTTTGGTATTGTGTCTACTTATATGGTGGCATACTTTTGTTATAGAGCTAGATATGGAGTTCAGCTGGAAAAGAGTACATTTGAGAGGCGGACAGCAGATTTCCTATGGATGATGATTTTTTCTAGCTATATCATTGCTGGT GCATTATCGGCCATTCCTATGTTGTGGACTCCCTTTTTGGGTGTCTCATTAGTGTTCATGCTTCTATATGTATGGAGTAGAGAGTTTCCAACTGCCCAGATAAGCATATATGGGCTGGTCACCCTTAAG GCATTTTATCTCCCATGGGCAATGCTAGCTTTGGATGTTATATTCGGTTCACCTTTACTGCCAAACTTTCTTGGAATAATTGCAGGACATCTATATTACTTCCTGACAGTGCTACACCCTCTTGCTGGTGGAAGAAACATATTGGCAACTCCAAGATGGGTGTATCCTTGTTTATACAGCCTTTTCCCTAGATGTTTTAGACAACTCAATGCCCATGTTGCTTTGTTCTTGCTTCccttctctttttgttttacttttgcaCGAGAAGCTCGTATATAA